The Lycium ferocissimum isolate CSIRO_LF1 chromosome 1, AGI_CSIRO_Lferr_CH_V1, whole genome shotgun sequence genome includes a region encoding these proteins:
- the LOC132062732 gene encoding uncharacterized protein LOC132062732 — MNISFMDAVQEMPGFAKYLKDLLTKKKKPLKHDTVGITHRVSAIISKTTVQKREDPRAFAIPCTIGQQDFAKALCDNGASINLMPLEIFKRSGLGMPRPTTMRLRMVDRSIKRLVGVVDDVLVQIGEFLLPADFVILNCAVDQEIPIILGRPFLAAVRALWIRKNEIKFGLTMMR; from the coding sequence ATGAACATTTCTTTCATGGATGCTGTCCAAGAAATGCCTGGGTTTGCTAAGTATTTGAAGGATCTcttaacaaagaagaagaagccattGAAACATGACACTGTGGGTATCACTCATCGCGTCAGTGCTATTATTTCCAAGACCACAGTGCAAAAAAGGGAAGATCCTAGAGCATTCGCCATTCCATGCACCATAGGGCAGCAAGATTTTGCAAAGGCGTTGTGTGATAACGGGGCTAGCATAAATCTTATGCCCCTTGAGATTTTTAAGAGATCAGGATTAGGGATGCCAAGGCCCACTACCATGAGGTTGCGTATGGTCGACAGATCGATCAAAAGGCTAGTTGGGGTAGTTGATGATGTTCTTGTTCAAATTGGGGAATTCCTACTGCCGGCAGATTTCGTGATTCTAAACTGTGCTGTTGATCAAGAAATTCCTATTATTCtggggagacctttccttgctGCTGTGAGGGCTTTATGGATTagaaagaatgaaatcaagttcgggttaacgatgatgaggTGA